In Tenrec ecaudatus isolate mTenEca1 chromosome 5, mTenEca1.hap1, whole genome shotgun sequence, the following are encoded in one genomic region:
- the COX6C gene encoding cytochrome c oxidase subunit 6C codes for MSSGALAKPQMRGLLARRLRIHMVGAFILSLGAGAFYKFAVADQRKKAYADFYRNYDSMKDFEEMRKAGIFQSAK; via the exons ATGTCTTCCGGTGCTTTGGCGAAACCTCAGATGCGAGGCCTTCTGGCAAGGCGTCTGCGGATTCACATGGTTGGAGCATTCATTCTATCTCTGGGGGCTGGAGCTTTCTATAAG tttgCAGTTGCTGACCAGAGAAAGAAGGCTTATGCAGATTTCTACAGAAATTATGATTCCATGAAGGATTTTGAGGAGATGAGGAAAGCTGGTATCTTTCAAAGTGCAAAGTGA